A single window of Pseudomonas lutea DNA harbors:
- a CDS encoding methyl-accepting chemotaxis protein → MTAVTEQSSLGLVSQNDEVNQAATAVTEMSAAVDEVARNAESASEESRRGQGYTEVGLERVSQTLKSIQKLSSNVQDTSEQITGLSNRAQNISKVVEVIRAIAEQTNLLALNAAIEAARAGEQGRGFAVVADEVRALAHRTQVSTQEIEQMIQAIQNDSDQAVKAMATSRDLASESLSVAGDASSSLDQIATAIIGINERNILIATASEEQAHVAREVDRNLVSIRELASQSSAGASQTASACNEMSKLAVNLNQLVNRFKV, encoded by the coding sequence ATGACGGCGGTGACCGAGCAATCGAGTCTTGGCCTGGTGTCCCAGAACGATGAAGTAAATCAGGCGGCAACTGCGGTCACCGAGATGAGCGCTGCGGTGGATGAAGTCGCGCGCAATGCCGAGTCGGCGTCCGAAGAATCCCGGCGCGGCCAGGGTTACACTGAAGTGGGTCTGGAGCGCGTGTCGCAAACGCTCAAGTCCATCCAGAAGTTGTCGAGCAACGTGCAGGACACCAGTGAGCAAATCACCGGCTTGTCCAACCGTGCCCAGAACATTTCCAAAGTGGTTGAAGTCATCAGGGCCATTGCTGAACAGACCAACCTTCTTGCCCTCAATGCGGCGATCGAGGCCGCTCGGGCGGGTGAACAGGGCCGGGGTTTTGCCGTTGTTGCCGACGAGGTTCGAGCCCTCGCGCACCGCACACAAGTGTCGACGCAAGAAATCGAACAGATGATCCAGGCCATTCAGAATGATTCCGACCAGGCCGTCAAAGCAATGGCCACCAGCCGAGACCTGGCATCCGAATCGTTGAGCGTGGCGGGTGATGCCAGCAGCTCGCTGGACCAGATCGCCACGGCGATCATCGGGATCAACGAGCGAAACATCCTGATCGCTACCGCTTCCGAAGAGCAGGCGCACGTGGCGAGGGAAGTGGATCGCAACCTGGTCAGCATCCGCGAACTGGCGTCTCAGAGTTCGGCAGGTGCCAGCCAGACGGCAAGTGCTTGCAATGAAATGTCCAAGCTCGCGGTGAACCTGAACCAGTTGGTCAATCGTTTCAAGGTCTAA
- a CDS encoding AraC family transcriptional regulator, with translation MEHPDAFMLQNMAFYRDELVRLLTQRFTMPGTWETALAPLQVIRLDAPSEVIHTVHKPALCLIVQGQKEVGVADDCYRYDPLNYLVVSVTLPVSGRVLVATAQAPYLCLRFDFDAADIAQVIADAPLLGVPDEPQRGLFLERVDVPLLETMLRLVRLLDTPQDIAMLAPLALRELHYRLLRGAHGRRLHELALADSQTRRVTQAIDWLNNHYTQPLRIEELARVANLGSSTLHHYFKAVTAMSPLQYQKQLRLQEARRLMLGEGLDVASACYRVGYESPSQFSREYSRQFGSPPSRDVGRARRPA, from the coding sequence ATGGAACACCCCGACGCTTTCATGCTGCAAAACATGGCCTTCTACCGTGACGAACTGGTTCGCCTGTTGACCCAACGCTTCACCATGCCTGGGACCTGGGAGACCGCCCTGGCGCCGTTGCAGGTCATTCGCCTGGACGCGCCGTCGGAAGTGATCCATACCGTGCACAAGCCGGCGCTCTGCCTGATTGTGCAAGGTCAGAAAGAAGTCGGCGTGGCTGACGACTGCTACCGGTACGACCCGCTCAACTACCTGGTGGTGTCGGTGACACTTCCGGTCTCCGGGCGCGTGCTGGTCGCCACTGCGCAGGCCCCTTACCTGTGTCTGCGTTTCGATTTCGATGCCGCCGATATTGCTCAGGTCATCGCCGACGCTCCCCTGCTGGGCGTGCCGGACGAGCCGCAGCGTGGGCTGTTCCTTGAACGGGTCGATGTCCCGCTATTGGAAACGATGCTTCGGCTGGTCCGGCTGCTCGATACACCCCAAGACATCGCCATGCTCGCACCGCTTGCCCTGCGAGAACTGCACTACCGCCTCCTGCGCGGCGCACACGGGCGCCGTCTGCATGAACTGGCCCTCGCTGATTCGCAGACGCGACGGGTGACGCAGGCCATCGACTGGTTGAACAACCACTACACCCAGCCTTTGCGCATCGAAGAGCTCGCCCGGGTCGCCAACCTGGGCAGCTCCACCCTGCACCATTATTTCAAGGCGGTGACCGCCATGAGTCCGCTGCAGTATCAGAAACAGCTGCGCTTGCAGGAGGCCCGTCGACTGATGCTCGGCGAAGGGCTGGACGTGGCGAGTGCGTGTTATCGGGTAGGGTATGAAAGCCCCTCGCAGTTCAGTCGAGAGTACAGCCGCCAGTTCGGCAGTCCGCCATCCAGAGATGTCGGACGCGCTCGCCGGCCCGCCTGA